The Syngnathus acus chromosome 12, fSynAcu1.2, whole genome shotgun sequence genome contains the following window.
ACGTGGGGAGAAgataagtgttttttttttaattttgcgcCTATTATAATAGCTCAGTCATTCAGGAAGCAAAAAATTAACTTAAGTAAAAGTTGTTGATCAGTGTCGGAGTCTTTCTTTGCGGATTTGAGCAGGGCAACTTGCAAAATTAGTTAcataagagttttttttttttaatggtccTGTAAATCTTAGGCAAGTTTGAACACAGAAGCCATCTTAGCGTAAGGACTTCTAGAGATTACCTCTAGATTTAAGCACCTTATTTAGTTCCCGGCAATGAAAATAAGTCGTAAGCTGGTCTGTGTTGGGCTGTATATAAAGGAGACGGCGTTGGATACAAGACCCGATCGAGTCTTTGGACACATACAAGTGCttcttgctcatatttgtATATAAAGAAGGTAAGAGCGATTTTGGTGAATTGATTGTCTGAAATGGAATTTTCTGTTCACCCCATGATGTGATGTTCTTCCAGAATGGCGTCCAAGAAGCTGGCCGTCCTGCTGGTTGTTCTGTCCTGCATTGAGAGTTGTCTGTCCACCTCATGCGTGGTGGACAGCTTTTCCGTCAAACAGGACTTTGATCCCAAGAGGGTAAGTATATCTGTAAAGGCTTCACAGATGGGAAAGAAAGAATAAGGAAATCCTTGACTGATTAATCTTCTGCATCGTTCAGTATGCCGGAAAGTGGTACGCTCTACAGAAGAAGGATCCAGAAGGCTTGTTCCTGCAGGACAACATCTCGGCCGAGTACACCATCGATGATGACGGAAGCATGACGGCGTCCTCCAAAGGACGTGTGACCCTTTTCGGGTTAGTTGGACATTCCGGTTCTCGGAAttctgttgtcttttttttttagaccttTCAAATGTCAGTCAAAAGATGTAAAATCAGAAATGCTTGGTCACATTCTCTGCAATTTCCGCTaacaacccaggctaaacttagCTACTAgccaaaagaggaaaaaaaacccagaagAAGTAGAGAAGTTGCTTTTAATACTGAAAATTTCCATTTGCAGCTTCTGGGTGGTATGCGCCGACATGGCCGCCCAGTACTCCGTCCCTGACCCCGCGACCCCCGGCAAGATGTTCATGAACTACCAGGGACTGGCCAGTTATCTGTCCAGTGGAGgcaagtattaaaaaaaaaaaatggcgcaTCCTCTTGCTCTTTCCTAACAGTACGTGACTCCTAACCTTCTCCAGGTGACAACTACTGGGTGATCGACACCGACTACGACAACTACGCCATCACCTACGCCTGCCGCACCGTCAAGGAGGACGGTAGCTGCGATGACGGCTACTCCCTGGTCTTCTCCAGGAACCCCCGCGGCCTGCCCCCCGCCATCCAACGCATCGTGCGCCAGAAGCAGGAAGACATCTGCATGGTCGGACAGTTCCAGCCCGTGCTCCAGTCCGGAGCTTGCTAAGAAGGGAAAACCGGGAGTGGACAAGCGAGACGAGGCTTGAAAGCAAGAGTGATGTGAAAAAGAACTGATGTCATAAAACCTTCATACCTGGAGTCCAAGTTTAGGACGTTCTTCGGTGGTCTGTGAATGAAtgtaacattaaatatgtttttttctaaaaccAACATCTGTCTTCGTTTTGTGAATGCATGAAAATTTGTACCCTGAGGCGCGGAAATGTGCTGAGCTGTTGATCCCTTCTTGATCCCGTAAGAAGCTAGACATGTGTGAAACACAGAACACTAAGGGGATTAACTGGTGGTCTGATGTTTTCACACTTTAGTTATGCTAATTCTACGGTAAGCCAAGAGGGTAAGGatcatatttgtcattttgaatgCAGCAGTGGTCGGGTCTTGCTTTTGGTAACGATAGAAACCATCAGCAGCATATAAAAACATCATCTGGAGCAGTTTAgaattatgaaaaaaacccataatttaaagaaaaattaatTCAGAGTGTTAAGTATAACTatcactcaaaaaaaaaacagcaaaaaaaataatgttgctGGAACTAAAAAATTCACAGCAAGTTCGATAAAATATTAAGTacagcaaaatattttaatttatgcTAACTAACAATGTTGCCACTAACATCAATAAATTTTAAAGGTGTTCCAACATTACTCTTTCAGcccccccaaaacatttgtgtgttttttttccaatgtaccacaaactggaaaaaatacatacatattaaTTCCTTAATATCACACATCTTATTAGTATATCTAATGGATAATAGTGCCTTTGCGTGAAAGATCACGCAGTCAAAATCTGAGTTCTCACATTACGGCTCCGGCGCACAATTTTGCAGGATCTCTGTGTGAAAAAAACTGGTGCTATTGATATAGGGGTGAAAGGGCCCCACGTGTAAAAGGGGCTTATTGTGAGTGAGTGGCTGACCGAAACGCTGTGTATTAGCCAACAGGCCAGACTTAAAGACTTAAATTAGCTTAGCACTGATGGGATCAACTGTGTGAACTTACTCATCACGAGGAAAGCTTTCAttctcaaaacaaaagaattagactgtactttttttttttttttacattgtggTAATTCTGGGTGTGGATGTCAtctgttattttaaaacatcaGCAGACCACTTCATCTAATCCGTGATGTTACGCCCTCTTTTGTCTCCAACTCTGTCTCGTATCACAAATTAGGTTGATGATAAGAGTGCATGATGTCATTTATTGAGTGAAACATTAATACAGGATGATTTAAACTTTCTCCTTGCACGTGCTATGGTAAACTTTGCTACCCGAAGACGTAAATATTTTTTCGGTATTCTTTTGTAAAACGCTTAGTTAGCTGCCCTTTTCACCTAATAATCTTATTTAAGAATGGTGTTAGCACGCACGGCTATGTTAGAGTACATTTCATAATACAGAAAGACGAATAATGCCCACGGTAATGAATAAAGATTCATATTTCTCAAatactttttgctttttttttatgatctcCTAAATGCACCTCCTATTTCTTGGTTTCTTCGATTTGCTCCACCTCGCTGGATTCATCCACCACTTTTCCGTTGATCATCGTCTGCGTCACCACTTTGACGATCTTCCTGGTGCGAACATCGGGTTCTTCTGTACACGCAAGCAAAGGACATAAAAGTGAGTGGGGATGTTACAATAAGACATTATGACTTACTTTGGATGTGTTGAAGACTAAAAGCGTTTTTCTCAACCTGTCAATAAAATCAGTCATACGTTTAACATGATTAAATAATTTATGTTGAATAAAATGACAGTacagttttgtcattttggctCCATGTAAGAAAAATCTGCACGCATCTAAAATTAATCATCAGTTTCTAAGAAATATAATTATTCTTATTAGAtaataacttttatttttaattcatttactGTCACAGTGttgctattttgttttatagctCATACTCACTTTTTGGTGGTGGCATTTCCTTAAGGCtggaaataaaacataaacttTCTtagaacataaataaaaataaaatcgccacttaaaaaaataaaataaaagcacagcaTTAGCATACACTAAAAGCTTTTTATAAATACTAATAATTTTTGTAAAGTGAATAAAGTACTTACCTTTCCTCTCCCTCCAGCAGGCGCCTATAGGTAGCGATCTCCATCTCCAGGTTCTGTTTGATGCGCAGGAGCTGCTCGTAGTCGGTCTTGGTGCGCTGCATGTCCAAGCGGAGCTGCGAGAGGTCATCTTCCAGCTGGTTCAGGGTGACCTGCAGACGCTCCATCTCGCCAGCGTACTTGTGATTAGTTTCGCCTAGGTTGCCTTCCAGGGCCGCAACCTGAAGGTGGAGAGATGACattgggttgttgttttttttcatttttgacttTGCCGCGCAGCCAATCACCTGCTTCTGCAAACTCTCCAGCTCCACTTCGAGGTTTTGAAGAAACCGCTGCCTGTCAACCAACTCGCTCTGGGCACCTCTCAGGGCCTCGTTGTTCTCCTTCACGTCGTTCTGCACCGTCTCCAGCTGAAAAGAACAATAATTACTGGACAACGAAAAGACACACCAAGCACATGAGCGGACAGCTCCCAGACCTTCTTGCGGTACCAGTTCTCGGCATGttccttgtttttcttgacGATGCTCTCATATTGGATCCTCAGTTCAGACAGGACAGCTCCCAGCTCGGGTCCCTGGGCCGAGTCCACCTCCACATTAACCTCATCCCGGGCTATACGAGACTTCATTTGTTCCAGTTCCTGCAGAAGCAGAGATGTTGCTTTTTCTAATAAATTCAGtggatgaataaaataactttttgacactattaaattgtattttgtgcTAATGCATGAGTCGCACATGTAGAAGAGGTTTAATGAGAACGTGAGAGCATCTGTAGTACATTATTTAGATGTTGCTCATCAATAGATGATGAAGGAGGGCTTAGGTTACCAtttgaacaaagaaaaaagtcgAGGATCCACATCTTATTCCCGAATAAATTGAACAACTTCTGCAAGTTATTTGCACCGAAAAatggtaatgttttttttttttttaaattgcatgtCGATAAGGACAGTTTTGTGCTCATAATACGTTTCCTGGCTATAATATATCTCACATAGGCTGAGTGGATAAAAGTGGCTGGCTTAGCGTAATAAGATCTACCTGCTCTTTGTGTCTGCTGTAACTAAAGGACCCCCCCAAAAGACCACTTTCAGCCACCAAATTAGGTCAGTCAAATATATATTGCCTTCTTGCTATTTGAGTGGGAACGAAAATAaccaaaaaactaaaataaaaaaaataaatgttctaTATTTTTGCATTGACAATATAGTTCCAATACAGGgcaaataatgtttttacATAAGGATGACTGAACTGGAAACTAAAAGGCGGAGcccaaaatgacaaacaagGCACATAGACTACCTCCTCGTGGTTCTTCCTGAGGAAGTAAAGTTCCTCTTTTAGGCTGTCTAGGTCGCCCCTGAGGGAGGCGATGATCTGGTCGTGGTCGCTCTTTGCCTTCTTCAGGGCCACGCAGTCTCGCTCCACTGACTGACACATCACCAGTTCAGTCTCCCATCTAATGAAACAGAAGCAGATGTGTCCAGGaagtatatttttgtgttatCATTAACTACTCACTTGATCCTAAAGTCATCAGCAGCCAGCCTGGCGTTATCAATCTCCAACATGAGACGAGCATTTTCCAGGGTCTTCTTCCTCACCTGATAAACATTAACAGGAGGTGAATGCGGACTAACTAGACCAaatatgacatcatttttatttccctcAGTAAGCAGtgtgccatctagtggtgatttGTGCAATTACAACTGAAAACtagtttttcacttttttttttttttaatttatcaaTATCTGCTAAGATATAGGAGTCCAGTACTACCTCCTGCTCAACCGCATGAGCCTGGGCCATCATGGAGTCAAGGTCATGGCCTTTTGGAATGCGCTCAATCATCACTTGCTTGATCTTCAACTCCAGGTCGGCGTTGGAGTGTTCCAGCGTGTGCACCTGCGAGGACAAAAAGAGCTCATGCGATCAAAGCGCATCCGTAATATCATATCCACGTCTTCCGCTTGGCTGCTGACCAAAAAGCCTAACACAAGTCTACCTTGTCCAGGTATTTGGCCA
Protein-coding sequences here:
- the rbp4l gene encoding retinol binding protein 4, like; the protein is MASKKLAVLLVVLSCIESCLSTSCVVDSFSVKQDFDPKRYAGKWYALQKKDPEGLFLQDNISAEYTIDDDGSMTASSKGRVTLFGFWVVCADMAAQYSVPDPATPGKMFMNYQGLASYLSSGGDNYWVIDTDYDNYAITYACRTVKEDGSCDDGYSLVFSRNPRGLPPAIQRIVRQKQEDICMVGQFQPVLQSGAC
- the si:ch211-243g18.2 gene encoding keratin, type I cytoskeletal 18, with amino-acid sequence MASSMSLRGYSVSRQPSFTSRSLMDTSRTRISVPFASGGKLTRSASISHDLSGPASLQLNGLHGNNANEKEAMQSLNSRLAKYLDKVHTLEHSNADLELKIKQVMIERIPKGHDLDSMMAQAHAVEQEVRKKTLENARLMLEIDNARLAADDFRIKWETELVMCQSVERDCVALKKAKSDHDQIIASLRGDLDSLKEELYFLRKNHEEELEQMKSRIARDEVNVEVDSAQGPELGAVLSELRIQYESIVKKNKEHAENWYRKKLETVQNDVKENNEALRGAQSELVDRQRFLQNLEVELESLQKQVAALEGNLGETNHKYAGEMERLQVTLNQLEDDLSQLRLDMQRTKTDYEQLLRIKQNLEMEIATYRRLLEGEESLKEMPPPKKEPDVRTRKIVKVVTQTMINGKVVDESSEVEQIEETKK